A single genomic interval of Spirosoma linguale DSM 74 harbors:
- a CDS encoding peptidase U62 modulator of DNA gyrase (PFAM: peptidase U62 modulator of DNA gyrase~KEGG: xcb:XC_0096 TldD protein) translates to MNRRDFNQLIGMGAAGILLPSLPAFSRTVSPEALLEAGIDVAVKKRLADAALNAAKSKGASYTDVRIGRYLNQFVITREDKVQNIVNTESYGVGVRVIADGCWGFAAVVDAKNEADMAKAAEKAVAIAKANARLMKEPVQLAPQKGYGEVSWKAPIKRNAFEVPIKEKVDLLLSVNSAALQNGANYVNSVMFMVNEQKYFASSDGTYADQDIHRIWPNFTVTAIDPKTGKFETRNTLSSPMGMGYEYLQVNPADKVTGITTRYNKGYDMLEDVTAAAKQARAKHAAKSVEAGKYDLVLDPSHLWLTIHESVGHPLELDRVLGYEANFAGTSFATLDKWQSKNFNYGSKQVNLIADKTQVGSLGAVGYDDEGVKTKQWDLVKDGTLVNYQAIRDQVHIIGEKESQGCCYADSWSSVQFQRMANVSLAAGKTPLSVQEMIKDVKKGIYIIGDGSFSIDQQRYNFQFGGQLFYEIKDGQIAGMLKDVAYQSNTQEFWNSCAQVCDERDYRLGGSFFDGKGQPSQSSAVSHGSSTARFNGVNVINTARKI, encoded by the coding sequence ATGAACCGTCGAGATTTCAACCAACTTATAGGCATGGGTGCTGCGGGCATCCTGCTACCCTCACTTCCCGCCTTTTCCCGAACCGTTAGCCCCGAAGCTCTGCTGGAAGCGGGAATCGACGTGGCCGTGAAGAAACGCCTGGCCGATGCCGCCCTGAACGCGGCCAAGAGTAAAGGTGCCAGCTACACCGATGTGCGCATTGGCCGCTACCTGAACCAGTTCGTGATCACCCGCGAAGACAAAGTACAGAACATTGTCAATACCGAATCCTACGGCGTTGGTGTTCGGGTAATTGCCGATGGCTGCTGGGGATTTGCTGCCGTTGTCGATGCCAAAAACGAAGCCGATATGGCCAAAGCCGCCGAGAAAGCAGTAGCCATCGCCAAAGCCAACGCCCGGCTCATGAAAGAGCCGGTTCAGCTGGCTCCTCAGAAAGGCTACGGTGAAGTATCGTGGAAAGCTCCTATCAAGCGTAATGCCTTTGAAGTGCCCATTAAAGAAAAGGTTGACCTTCTTCTGTCGGTCAACAGCGCGGCTCTGCAAAACGGAGCCAACTACGTGAACTCCGTCATGTTTATGGTGAACGAGCAAAAATATTTTGCTTCCAGCGACGGCACCTACGCCGATCAGGATATTCACCGCATCTGGCCCAACTTCACCGTAACGGCCATCGATCCCAAAACGGGCAAGTTTGAGACACGCAACACCCTTAGCTCGCCGATGGGGATGGGCTACGAATACCTGCAAGTTAATCCGGCCGATAAAGTAACGGGCATCACCACCCGCTACAACAAAGGCTACGACATGCTGGAAGATGTAACAGCAGCTGCTAAGCAGGCTCGCGCCAAACACGCGGCCAAGTCGGTCGAAGCGGGTAAATATGACCTCGTCCTCGACCCGTCGCACCTGTGGCTGACCATCCACGAATCAGTTGGCCACCCGCTGGAACTGGACCGCGTACTGGGCTACGAAGCTAACTTCGCGGGTACCAGTTTCGCTACCCTCGACAAATGGCAGTCGAAGAACTTTAATTACGGTAGCAAACAGGTCAACCTCATCGCCGATAAAACCCAGGTTGGGTCGCTGGGTGCCGTTGGATACGATGACGAAGGGGTGAAAACCAAGCAGTGGGATCTGGTAAAAGACGGTACGCTGGTAAATTACCAGGCCATCCGCGATCAGGTTCACATCATTGGCGAAAAAGAATCGCAGGGCTGCTGCTACGCCGATAGCTGGAGTTCCGTCCAGTTTCAGCGCATGGCCAACGTATCGCTGGCGGCTGGCAAAACACCTTTGTCTGTACAGGAAATGATTAAAGATGTCAAAAAAGGCATTTACATCATCGGCGACGGATCGTTCTCCATTGACCAGCAGCGGTACAACTTCCAGTTTGGCGGGCAGTTGTTCTACGAAATCAAGGACGGACAAATTGCCGGTATGCTGAAAGATGTGGCTTACCAGTCCAACACCCAAGAATTCTGGAACTCCTGCGCACAGGTTTGCGACGAACGCGATTACCGGCTCGGCGGCTCCTTTTTCGACGGCAAAGGGCAGCCCTCCCAGTCGAGTGCTGTCTCGCACGGCAGCAGCACCGCCCGTTTCAACGGCGTCAATGTGATCAATACGGCAAGAAAGATCTAA
- a CDS encoding conserved hypothetical protein (KEGG: gme:Gmet_3252 hypothetical protein), translated as MRFAEGQLTSIVIGKAIEVHRALGPGLLESAYQECLLYELQEAGLFVEREKALPIIYKDVRLEHGYRLDLLVEGQLVIELKTVEQLTDVHTAQILTYLRLGAFPLGLLINFHVKMLREGIRRYANSSL; from the coding sequence ATGAGATTCGCAGAGGGTCAATTAACATCCATTGTTATTGGGAAGGCTATCGAGGTACATAGAGCACTTGGACCAGGTTTGTTAGAATCTGCTTATCAGGAATGTCTCTTGTACGAATTGCAGGAGGCTGGCCTATTTGTGGAAAGAGAGAAGGCGTTACCAATCATCTACAAGGATGTCAGGTTAGAGCACGGTTACAGGCTTGATTTGCTTGTTGAAGGTCAACTGGTTATTGAATTAAAAACGGTTGAACAGTTGACCGATGTGCATACAGCTCAAATTCTGACTTATCTGCGTCTAGGTGCCTTCCCCCTCGGTCTGCTTATCAATTTCCACGTTAAAATGCTTCGCGAAGGCATTCGGCGTTATGCAAATTCATCTCTGTGA
- a CDS encoding peptidase U62 modulator of DNA gyrase (PFAM: peptidase U62 modulator of DNA gyrase~KEGG: pat:Patl_3491 peptidase U62, modulator of DNA gyrase), producing the protein MAILTKEEAKKIIDKVLSYSKSDEMSVSLTGGRTGNIRYARNSVSTSGESDNLALAVTSVYGKRSGTSTINEFDDASLEKTVRRAEEIAKLAPENPEYMPMLGPQTYLETSTYAESTAKITPDFRAQAAFDSLDPCRKKNLTAAGYMEDTTGFSAIGNTKGLFGYNRATSVDFSITVRTADGLGSGYANPDVNDVSKLSTKAATEIAMQKAMASANARALEPGKYTVILEPTASVELLQNMVRSMDARSADEGRSFLSKKGGGTRLNEKLFDERVTFISDPMNAELPLSPFGGGGGGRFGGGGGDGLPQQKQTWIEKGVVKNMFYSRYWADKKGVQPIPAPGGFIMLGGTQSLADLIKSTDKGILVTRFWYIRAVDPQTQLYTGLTRDGTFYIENGQIKFPIKNFRFNESPVIMLNNVEALGKPVRAGGNLIPPMKIRDFTFTSLSDAV; encoded by the coding sequence ATGGCAATCTTAACCAAAGAAGAAGCAAAGAAGATAATTGACAAAGTACTGAGCTACTCGAAGTCGGATGAAATGAGCGTCAGCCTGACGGGTGGCCGAACCGGCAACATCCGCTACGCCCGGAACTCCGTTTCGACCAGTGGTGAGTCAGACAACCTGGCCCTGGCGGTAACTTCCGTTTATGGCAAACGCTCCGGTACATCGACCATCAACGAGTTTGACGATGCGTCGCTCGAAAAGACGGTTCGCCGGGCCGAAGAAATCGCCAAACTGGCCCCAGAAAACCCCGAGTATATGCCGATGCTGGGGCCTCAGACGTATTTGGAAACCAGCACCTATGCCGAAAGCACCGCGAAAATCACGCCTGACTTCCGCGCACAGGCCGCTTTCGATAGTCTTGACCCCTGCCGCAAGAAAAATCTAACGGCCGCTGGGTATATGGAAGATACAACTGGTTTTTCAGCCATTGGGAATACGAAAGGCCTATTCGGCTACAACCGGGCCACCAGCGTCGATTTTTCCATCACCGTTCGTACCGCCGATGGCCTGGGCTCTGGCTATGCCAACCCAGATGTAAATGACGTTAGCAAGCTCAGCACGAAGGCCGCTACTGAGATTGCCATGCAGAAAGCGATGGCTTCGGCAAATGCCCGAGCCTTGGAGCCGGGAAAATATACAGTCATCCTCGAACCTACCGCTTCTGTTGAGCTCCTGCAAAACATGGTTCGGAGTATGGACGCCCGCTCGGCCGACGAAGGACGGAGCTTCCTAAGCAAGAAAGGAGGAGGTACCCGCCTGAACGAGAAGCTTTTTGATGAGCGCGTCACCTTCATCTCCGACCCTATGAACGCCGAATTACCCCTGTCGCCCTTTGGCGGAGGAGGTGGTGGCCGTTTTGGTGGCGGTGGTGGCGATGGCCTACCCCAGCAAAAACAAACTTGGATCGAGAAGGGCGTGGTGAAAAACATGTTCTACTCGCGCTACTGGGCCGACAAAAAAGGCGTTCAGCCGATTCCGGCACCGGGCGGTTTCATCATGCTGGGCGGTACGCAATCGCTGGCCGACCTGATCAAAAGCACCGACAAGGGTATTCTGGTAACGCGTTTCTGGTACATCCGTGCCGTTGACCCACAAACCCAACTCTATACGGGCCTGACGCGTGACGGGACTTTTTACATCGAAAACGGCCAGATCAAATTCCCGATCAAAAATTTCCGGTTCAACGAAAGCCCGGTGATCATGCTGAATAACGTCGAAGCGTTGGGCAAACCCGTCCGCGCCGGTGGCAATCTTATACCGCCCATGAAGATTCGTGACTTCACATTCACGAGTTTGTCCGATGCGGTATAG